The Nitriliruptor alkaliphilus DSM 45188 genome includes a region encoding these proteins:
- a CDS encoding dienelactone hydrolase family protein, translated as MTDDALADFERRVFSFDDVAKTVYTAGSGPAVIVMAEMPGISPDVARFARWVRGAGFTVHMPSLFGSDGAYPRAAEGRAVMQRACMSAEFRAFGGGGASPVTTWLRALAAQAHRECGGVGVGAIGMCFTGNFALSMVLEPSVLAPVLSQTALPLDDPAAVESDPAELQAVRDRLERDNLSVLAYRFEGDRFCTAQRFAAYAEALGDRFVGRVLPDEAANPDPPPFFRDVVGVPHSVVTAHLIDEEGQPTRAARDEILDFFHRRLKPGVGRGG; from the coding sequence ATGACCGACGATGCCCTCGCCGACTTCGAACGGCGGGTGTTCTCGTTCGACGATGTTGCGAAGACGGTCTACACCGCCGGGAGCGGACCGGCCGTCATCGTGATGGCCGAGATGCCGGGGATCAGCCCCGACGTGGCGCGGTTCGCCCGCTGGGTGCGTGGCGCCGGGTTCACGGTCCACATGCCATCGCTGTTCGGGAGCGACGGTGCCTACCCGCGGGCCGCAGAGGGCCGGGCGGTGATGCAGCGGGCCTGCATGAGCGCCGAGTTCCGAGCCTTCGGTGGGGGCGGCGCCAGCCCGGTCACCACGTGGTTGCGGGCCCTGGCCGCGCAGGCTCATCGGGAGTGCGGCGGCGTCGGCGTCGGCGCCATCGGGATGTGTTTCACCGGCAACTTCGCGCTCTCGATGGTGCTCGAGCCGTCCGTGCTCGCTCCGGTGCTGTCGCAGACGGCACTACCGCTGGACGATCCGGCTGCCGTCGAGAGCGACCCCGCGGAACTGCAGGCGGTACGGGACCGGCTCGAACGCGACAACCTGTCGGTGCTCGCCTACCGCTTCGAGGGAGACCGGTTCTGCACCGCCCAGAGGTTCGCGGCCTACGCGGAGGCGCTCGGCGACCGCTTCGTCGGTCGCGTGCTGCCCGACGAGGCGGCCAACCCCGACCCGCCACCGTTCTTCAGGGACGTCGTCGGCGTGCCCCACAGCGTGGTCACCGCGCACCTGATCGACGAGGAGGGTCAACCGACCCGTGCTGCGCGCGACGAGATCCTGGACTTCTTCCACCGACGGCTGAAGCCCGGGGTGGGTCGAGGTGGATAA
- a CDS encoding fumarylacetoacetate hydrolase family protein, producing the protein MKLLSFVHDGRSSFGALTAEDRIVDLQPFLDDAENLQDVLAQERLADAQEVAASAPSSLALDQVELLPVIPEPSKIICVGLNYVAHAEEAGRKVGEHPVIFQRFAGSLAAHGEPIVRPIVSQELDFEGELAVVIGRGGSHIAAEDAMDHVAGYACFNDASIRDWQFHTHQYGMGKNFRKTGAFGPWMVTSDAVPDYRDLEVSTFLNGEQLQSGRLDELAFDIPTLISYVSKALPWNPGDVLATGTPSGIGFKRNPPIFLQPGDRIEVELRGVGRLSNPVADESEGN; encoded by the coding sequence ATGAAACTCCTCTCGTTCGTGCACGACGGCCGCTCCAGTTTCGGCGCTCTGACGGCCGAGGACCGGATCGTCGATCTGCAACCCTTCCTCGACGACGCGGAGAACCTGCAGGACGTCCTCGCCCAGGAGCGACTGGCGGACGCCCAGGAAGTCGCTGCGAGCGCACCCTCGTCTCTCGCGCTCGACCAGGTCGAGCTGCTGCCGGTCATCCCCGAGCCGAGCAAGATCATCTGCGTCGGCCTCAACTACGTGGCGCACGCGGAGGAGGCGGGTCGCAAGGTCGGCGAGCACCCGGTCATCTTCCAGCGGTTCGCCGGTTCGCTCGCAGCCCACGGGGAACCCATCGTTCGCCCCATCGTGTCGCAGGAGCTCGACTTCGAGGGCGAGCTGGCGGTGGTGATCGGCCGCGGAGGGAGTCACATCGCCGCCGAGGACGCCATGGATCACGTTGCGGGGTACGCCTGCTTCAACGATGCGTCGATCCGTGACTGGCAGTTCCACACCCACCAGTACGGGATGGGGAAGAACTTCCGCAAGACCGGGGCGTTCGGTCCCTGGATGGTGACCTCGGACGCGGTGCCGGACTACCGCGACCTCGAGGTCAGCACGTTCCTCAACGGTGAGCAGCTGCAGTCGGGCAGGCTCGACGAGCTCGCGTTCGACATCCCGACGCTCATCTCGTACGTGTCGAAGGCGCTCCCGTGGAACCCGGGAGACGTGCTGGCCACGGGGACGCCGAGCGGGATCGGTTTCAAGCGCAACCCGCCGATCTTCCTCCAGCCCGGTGATCGCATCGAGGTCGAGCTGCGTGGAGTGGGTCGACTCTCGAACCCCGTCGCCGACGAATCGGAGGGGAACTGA
- a CDS encoding VOC family protein, with product MPGKLPKVHFRHVGIHATDLDRLVGFYKNVLGFLESDSGMASFGNRLVFMTQDVEEHHQFVIFDGRPEEIDYNPINQLSFKLESLADLKTFDGVLKEAGIEGAIATDHGNAWSLYFPDPEGNFVELYVDSPFYTPQPCKAPLDLDDSEDEILATTESLCRSRPDFLTRSQWQERLHERIAAERP from the coding sequence ATGCCCGGGAAGCTGCCGAAGGTCCACTTCCGTCACGTGGGGATCCATGCGACGGACCTGGACAGGCTCGTCGGGTTCTACAAGAACGTCCTGGGCTTCCTGGAGAGCGACAGCGGCATGGCCTCGTTCGGCAACCGCCTCGTCTTCATGACGCAGGACGTCGAAGAGCATCACCAGTTCGTGATCTTCGACGGCAGGCCGGAGGAGATCGACTACAACCCGATCAACCAGCTCTCCTTCAAGCTCGAGTCCCTGGCGGACCTGAAGACGTTCGACGGCGTCCTGAAGGAAGCAGGTATCGAGGGCGCCATCGCGACCGATCACGGGAACGCGTGGTCCCTGTACTTCCCCGACCCTGAGGGCAACTTCGTCGAGTTGTACGTCGACTCGCCGTTCTACACCCCGCAGCCCTGCAAGGCCCCGCTCGATCTCGATGACAGCGAGGACGAGATCCTGGCCACGACCGAGTCGCTGTGCCGGTCACGTCCGGACTTCCTCACGCGGTCGCAGTGGCAGGAGCGGCTGCACGAACGCATCGCGGCCGAGCGTCCGTAG
- a CDS encoding amino acid synthesis family protein encodes MSRGRRVREGGDVVELRKIKVAVESVHHEGGPPLAEPLRVGAALAVVRNPFAGRYEPDLMPFMAELREVGESLAVRLIEALGGVEHVEAYGKGAIVGEDGELEHGALWHEAGGWAMRAALGEPSAIVPSSKTVAGLGSRLMVPLGHIDAAYVRSHFGTAELSVWDGPRRSEILYGLVMATGSRPHARCGGLSADEIQGADGPR; translated from the coding sequence ATGTCGAGGGGGCGTCGCGTGCGGGAAGGTGGCGACGTGGTCGAGCTGAGGAAGATCAAGGTCGCAGTCGAATCGGTGCACCACGAAGGGGGACCGCCGCTCGCGGAACCCCTTCGCGTCGGCGCAGCGCTCGCCGTGGTCCGCAACCCCTTCGCAGGCAGGTACGAGCCGGATCTGATGCCGTTCATGGCGGAGCTGCGGGAGGTCGGCGAGTCCCTCGCGGTGCGACTCATCGAAGCCCTCGGCGGGGTGGAGCATGTCGAGGCGTATGGCAAGGGTGCGATCGTCGGCGAGGACGGAGAACTCGAGCACGGGGCCCTCTGGCACGAAGCCGGCGGCTGGGCGATGCGTGCAGCGCTCGGCGAGCCGAGCGCGATCGTGCCGTCCTCGAAGACGGTCGCTGGCTTGGGATCGCGTCTGATGGTGCCGCTCGGCCACATCGATGCCGCGTACGTGCGGAGCCACTTCGGCACCGCCGAGCTCTCGGTCTGGGACGGCCCCCGGCGGAGCGAGATCCTCTACGGCCTCGTCATGGCGACCGGCTCGCGCCCGCACGCCCGCTGCGGCGGACTGTCGGCGGATGAGATCCAAGGGGCCGACGGTCCGCGCTGA
- a CDS encoding Coenzyme F420 hydrogenase/dehydrogenase, beta subunit C-terminal domain, with amino-acid sequence MGEVHWRELKREVVDSGLCTGCAACVMACPRDVLGYTEDFFPVQVGEGMAHDQCVIGDKGCDICTRACPRFRDWESDLDTELFGRQRTAEEPYGIARSILLIRTTDEAIAKVGQDGGLVSTLLVWGLETGRIDGALTSQIVTDRGPFDAAPTVVTDRQGVLATAGSRYTYSANPLAMADAEAAGLKNLALVGMSCQASINGSLPAYNVNKYKRKVALTIGLLCSKTFTYEGQQQVLADHGIDIAEVVKINIKGRYQVWTRDGSYHEIPLKPFHAYTRPGCKLCPDFAAQHADISTGGIGADDNWTLTLVRTGRGEEWIQGLLDEGLIEARPGQSDQVAMNLLTKLSTVSRKRWPGGALPETAARPGLLPVV; translated from the coding sequence GTGGGTGAGGTGCACTGGCGCGAACTGAAGCGTGAGGTGGTGGACTCCGGGTTGTGCACGGGGTGTGCTGCGTGCGTGATGGCCTGTCCGCGGGATGTGTTGGGGTACACCGAGGACTTCTTCCCGGTGCAGGTCGGTGAGGGCATGGCTCACGACCAGTGTGTGATCGGGGACAAGGGTTGTGACATCTGTACCCGGGCGTGTCCGCGGTTCCGGGACTGGGAGTCCGACCTCGACACCGAGCTGTTCGGCCGCCAGCGGACCGCCGAGGAGCCCTACGGCATCGCCCGTTCCATCCTGCTGATCCGCACCACCGACGAGGCGATCGCCAAGGTCGGCCAGGACGGCGGCCTGGTGTCCACCCTGCTGGTGTGGGGCCTTGAGACCGGACGCATCGATGGGGCGCTGACCTCCCAGATCGTGACCGACCGTGGCCCGTTCGACGCCGCACCGACCGTGGTGACCGACCGTCAGGGGGTGCTGGCCACGGCGGGCTCGCGCTACACCTACAGCGCCAACCCGCTGGCCATGGCCGATGCCGAGGCCGCCGGGCTGAAGAACCTGGCGCTGGTGGGCATGTCGTGCCAGGCGTCGATCAACGGCAGTCTGCCGGCCTACAACGTCAACAAGTACAAGCGCAAGGTGGCGCTGACCATCGGGCTGCTGTGCTCCAAGACCTTCACCTACGAGGGCCAGCAGCAGGTCCTGGCCGACCACGGCATCGACATCGCCGAGGTGGTCAAGATCAACATCAAGGGCCGCTACCAGGTCTGGACCCGTGACGGCAGCTACCACGAGATCCCGCTCAAGCCCTTCCACGCCTACACCCGCCCGGGCTGCAAGCTGTGCCCGGACTTCGCCGCCCAGCACGCCGACATCTCCACCGGCGGGATCGGCGCGGACGACAACTGGACCCTGACCCTCGTACGCACCGGCCGCGGTGAGGAGTGGATCCAGGGGCTGCTCGACGAGGGGCTGATCGAAGCGCGCCCCGGCCAGAGCGACCAGGTCGCGATGAACCTGCTCACCAAGCTGTCCACGGTGTCCCGCAAACGCTGGCCGGGCGGCGCCCTGCCCGAAACCGCCGCCCGCCCAGGCCTCCTCCCCGTGGTCTGA
- a CDS encoding TRAP transporter substrate-binding protein, which yields MVLQAASGWPAGTLIRDQFERMAELVAEGSNGELTIEIVGPEAWPPPEQIAALSDGAFDIVSTTSAYYVQDLPAGSIASLTRGSREELESAGVYDLVEEAHQERYGVTTLAVFPLDPMHLFVKEPVERVEDLSGLRVRSPPLFSPGLDAIGMTTTFMSDAETVDGLRQGSLDAAMTTVSVYTTAGYTEAAKYVVYPAITRAPTFVFMNQAALAALPEHLQQLLRDIAPRAEEEAGRILDEEAAARADAWRDARVEEIVLPREQWEDFVGPISERYYSQMVEPNEPPERAQRIRELLDELAAPTEDEGALLLE from the coding sequence GTGGTGTTGCAAGCAGCATCAGGCTGGCCTGCGGGCACGCTGATCCGTGATCAGTTCGAGCGGATGGCGGAGCTGGTCGCCGAGGGATCGAACGGCGAACTCACGATCGAGATCGTCGGGCCGGAAGCGTGGCCCCCGCCCGAGCAGATCGCCGCACTCTCCGACGGCGCGTTCGACATCGTGAGCACCACGTCGGCGTACTACGTACAGGATCTTCCGGCTGGTTCGATCGCCAGTCTGACGCGAGGTTCGCGAGAGGAGCTCGAGTCGGCGGGCGTGTACGACCTCGTCGAAGAAGCTCACCAGGAGCGCTACGGCGTCACGACGTTGGCGGTCTTCCCTCTCGATCCCATGCACCTGTTCGTGAAGGAGCCGGTCGAGCGGGTCGAGGACCTCAGCGGCCTGCGGGTGCGCAGTCCTCCGCTCTTCAGCCCCGGCCTCGACGCGATCGGGATGACGACGACCTTCATGTCGGATGCCGAGACGGTCGACGGGCTGCGCCAGGGTTCGCTCGACGCGGCGATGACCACGGTCTCGGTCTACACCACCGCCGGGTACACCGAGGCGGCGAAGTACGTCGTCTACCCGGCCATCACGCGCGCACCGACCTTCGTGTTCATGAACCAGGCGGCGCTGGCGGCGTTGCCCGAGCACCTGCAGCAGCTCCTGCGCGACATCGCGCCGCGGGCCGAGGAAGAGGCGGGCCGCATCCTCGACGAAGAGGCAGCTGCCCGTGCCGATGCCTGGCGTGACGCGAGGGTCGAGGAGATCGTCCTCCCGCGCGAACAGTGGGAGGACTTCGTCGGTCCGATCAGTGAGAGGTACTACTCGCAGATGGTGGAGCCGAACGAGCCGCCCGAGCGGGCGCAGCGGATCCGCGAGCTCCTCGACGAACTGGCGGCCCCGACGGAGGATGAAGGCGCGCTGCTTCTCGAGTGA
- a CDS encoding TRAP transporter small permease, translated as MKILGRALELYYRFTAFVCCVILAVVTLVLIWEILSRFFFGQSLRFVAPLVGYSLFVITFLSAAWVLRRSGHISVDIVVDALRGRWQLGLRMVLDLVAAALTGFLAYLTAVYAFTAWQQGTTTPYPFQVPRGLLLSVMPIGLGFLALEFVIQFSRKAGRFRTETGTGASSEEPAI; from the coding sequence GTGAAGATCCTCGGTCGCGCTCTCGAGCTGTACTACCGGTTCACCGCCTTCGTGTGTTGCGTGATCCTCGCTGTCGTGACGCTCGTGCTCATCTGGGAGATCCTCTCGCGGTTCTTCTTCGGCCAGTCCCTGCGCTTCGTGGCGCCGTTGGTCGGGTACTCGCTCTTCGTCATCACGTTCCTCTCCGCTGCCTGGGTGTTGCGTCGCAGCGGCCACATCTCGGTGGACATCGTCGTCGATGCACTGCGCGGGCGCTGGCAGCTGGGCCTGCGCATGGTGCTGGACCTCGTGGCCGCCGCCTTGACCGGGTTCTTGGCGTATCTGACCGCCGTCTACGCGTTCACGGCGTGGCAGCAGGGCACGACCACGCCGTACCCGTTCCAGGTGCCGCGGGGGTTGCTGCTGTCGGTGATGCCGATCGGGCTGGGCTTCCTCGCACTCGAGTTCGTCATCCAGTTCTCGAGGAAGGCCGGTCGGTTCAGGACGGAGACCGGTACGGGGGCCTCTTCGGAGGAGCCAGCGATCTAG
- a CDS encoding TRAP transporter large permease, whose translation MEPSLVIGLLLGVFLFFLFAGLPVAIAFIAANLLVLYLHSGPQLFTILSVGMFDSLSSFTLIAVPLFILMGEMIFRCGFIDFVSRFFESYFGRVPGRTGVLTIGAGTFLAAVSGAPIATGATLGSTLVPRMVDQGYAKWLAAGTGVGGAALATLIPPSALAIVLASLAEVSPARVLIGGALPGLLTAVTFVVFVLVIARVRPGVAPEAPLTQGQGWRDRARATAGLLPLATMLVVVLLAIFTGVATPTEASALGVGGVMLLGVLHRRLTRQILVSSFLATVASTGMIFLIIAGSRTYSQVLSLTGAGRAMLEAMLELPVAPIVIVGMMVLAVLVLGCFIDSISLLMIVIPLFVPVVISLGYEPLWFCIVVLIAIGISGITPPVGMVLYALHGVYPSVPMTTIYRGAVPFIALQGAVLLAALAVPAFVMWIPNMMQ comes from the coding sequence GTGGAGCCGTCGCTGGTCATCGGGCTCCTCCTCGGCGTGTTCCTGTTCTTCCTGTTCGCTGGATTGCCGGTCGCGATCGCCTTCATCGCCGCCAACCTCTTGGTGCTCTACCTCCACAGCGGGCCGCAGCTGTTCACCATCCTCAGCGTCGGCATGTTCGACTCCCTCAGCTCGTTCACGCTGATCGCGGTCCCGCTGTTCATCCTCATGGGGGAGATGATCTTCCGGTGCGGGTTCATCGACTTCGTGAGTCGGTTCTTCGAGAGCTACTTCGGCCGCGTCCCGGGCCGGACGGGGGTGCTCACGATCGGCGCGGGTACCTTCCTCGCGGCCGTCAGCGGCGCTCCCATCGCCACGGGAGCGACGTTGGGATCCACGCTCGTGCCCCGCATGGTCGACCAGGGGTACGCGAAGTGGCTCGCGGCGGGGACCGGGGTGGGAGGTGCTGCTCTCGCCACGCTCATCCCGCCTTCCGCCCTGGCGATCGTCCTGGCGAGCCTGGCCGAGGTCTCCCCGGCACGCGTCCTGATCGGGGGGGCGCTTCCGGGCCTGTTGACGGCCGTGACCTTCGTCGTGTTCGTGCTGGTCATCGCGAGGGTCCGTCCTGGGGTCGCTCCGGAAGCGCCGTTGACACAAGGGCAGGGCTGGCGCGACAGAGCACGCGCCACGGCCGGCCTGCTGCCCCTGGCCACGATGCTCGTGGTCGTCCTGCTCGCGATCTTCACGGGGGTCGCCACGCCGACCGAAGCCTCGGCGCTGGGGGTCGGCGGTGTCATGCTGCTCGGTGTCCTGCACCGTCGGCTGACACGCCAGATCCTGGTCAGTTCGTTCCTCGCGACCGTCGCGTCGACGGGCATGATCTTCCTGATCATCGCCGGGTCCCGCACGTACAGCCAGGTCCTCTCACTCACGGGTGCAGGACGGGCGATGCTCGAGGCCATGCTGGAGCTCCCGGTCGCACCGATCGTCATCGTCGGGATGATGGTGCTCGCCGTCCTCGTGCTGGGCTGCTTCATCGACTCGATCTCGCTCCTGATGATCGTCATCCCGCTCTTCGTGCCGGTCGTCATCTCGCTCGGGTACGAACCGCTGTGGTTCTGCATCGTCGTGCTGATCGCGATCGGGATCTCGGGGATCACACCACCCGTGGGGATGGTGCTGTACGCGCTGCACGGCGTGTACCCGTCCGTGCCCATGACGACCATCTACCGAGGGGCGGTGCCGTTCATCGCGCTCCAAGGTGCGGTGCTGCTCGCAGCGCTGGCGGTGCCGGCGTTCGTGATGTGGATCCCCAACATGATGCAGTGA
- a CDS encoding universal stress protein yields MEIVVGYTARAESRFVLERAIEEATLRGARLHIVRTVTKGPSENPAGTRSFARSVAEVRQEGESLVERLSERGVAAEFRLEPIDTDPAVTLLNVARAVGADLIVIGIRRRSPVGKLVLGSVSQSVLLGADCAVLAVKGDDDDGR; encoded by the coding sequence GTGGAGATCGTGGTCGGGTACACCGCGCGAGCGGAGAGTCGGTTCGTGCTCGAGCGAGCGATCGAGGAAGCGACGCTGCGTGGGGCACGGCTGCACATCGTGCGCACCGTGACGAAGGGGCCGAGCGAGAACCCGGCGGGCACGCGCTCCTTCGCCCGATCCGTCGCAGAGGTCCGGCAGGAAGGCGAGTCACTCGTCGAGCGGCTCTCGGAGCGCGGCGTGGCCGCGGAGTTCCGGCTGGAGCCGATCGACACCGATCCGGCGGTCACGCTGCTGAACGTCGCACGTGCGGTCGGAGCGGACCTGATCGTCATCGGCATCCGCCGACGGTCACCGGTCGGGAAGCTCGTGCTCGGCAGCGTGTCCCAATCGGTGCTGCTGGGGGCTGATTGCGCGGTGCTGGCGGTCAAAGGAGACGACGATGACGGCCGCTGA
- a CDS encoding MarR family winged helix-turn-helix transcriptional regulator: MTEPDELENREQYLAALVDRHLAAGVLEQGDVRGLQFVAAVRNLASRMSRDFEQVHRPNGLSWAGFRILSVLWVVGKAEPSRIARLSDASPASISSALRSLESAGFIERNRGLDDHRVVEVSMTPAGKRLMPDAVARQTSRETAWTRSLTEDELGDLVRILNKIDASSDTVDGHEPT, encoded by the coding sequence ATGACGGAACCCGATGAGCTGGAGAACCGCGAGCAGTACCTCGCAGCTCTGGTCGACCGACACCTCGCTGCTGGCGTCCTCGAACAAGGTGATGTGCGAGGCCTGCAGTTCGTCGCAGCGGTGCGGAACCTCGCGAGCAGGATGAGTCGCGACTTCGAGCAGGTGCACCGACCGAACGGGCTGTCGTGGGCGGGCTTCCGCATCCTGTCGGTCCTGTGGGTCGTGGGGAAGGCTGAGCCCTCGCGGATCGCCCGCCTGTCGGATGCGTCCCCCGCCAGCATCTCGAGCGCCCTCAGGTCCCTCGAGTCCGCAGGCTTCATCGAGAGGAACCGAGGTCTCGATGATCACCGAGTGGTCGAAGTCTCGATGACGCCGGCCGGGAAGCGGTTGATGCCCGACGCCGTCGCCCGACAGACCAGTCGCGAGACCGCATGGACGCGCTCGCTCACCGAGGACGAGCTCGGGGATCTCGTCCGGATCTTGAACAAGATCGACGCCTCGAGCGACACGGTGGACGGCCACGAGCCGACGTGA
- a CDS encoding MBL fold metallo-hydrolase: MKVTKYPQSCLVVETSDGARLLIDPGEPFTAHVDVETVFPLDGVLVTHRHADHLDAAAARRLLERGIPLFSGADVATALADHEGISTVAGGQLVTVAEVSVQVFDLPHMPMVDGTPGPPNLGFLVDERLLHPGDSKDVVGLVAEVLAVPIAGPSLSSHDAYRMVRSVRASAAIPIHYELFPGDPRRFEKWARDIARIRVLANGETATF; the protein is encoded by the coding sequence GTGAAGGTCACCAAGTACCCCCAGTCGTGCCTGGTGGTCGAGACGTCGGACGGCGCCCGACTGTTGATCGACCCTGGTGAGCCCTTCACGGCGCACGTCGACGTCGAGACGGTGTTCCCGCTCGATGGCGTGCTGGTGACGCACCGGCACGCCGATCATCTGGACGCCGCAGCTGCGCGTCGACTGCTCGAGCGCGGGATCCCCCTGTTCAGCGGGGCGGACGTCGCCACGGCACTGGCCGACCACGAAGGGATCTCCACCGTCGCAGGAGGCCAGCTCGTCACGGTCGCGGAGGTCTCAGTGCAGGTCTTCGACCTCCCGCACATGCCCATGGTCGATGGCACGCCGGGACCGCCGAACCTCGGCTTCCTGGTGGACGAACGGCTGCTGCACCCGGGCGACTCGAAGGACGTCGTGGGCTTGGTCGCCGAGGTGCTCGCGGTTCCGATCGCGGGGCCCAGTCTCAGCTCGCACGATGCGTACCGGATGGTGCGCTCGGTACGAGCGTCGGCGGCGATCCCGATCCACTACGAGCTCTTCCCTGGTGACCCGAGGCGGTTCGAGAAGTGGGCGCGTGACATCGCCCGGATCCGCGTGCTCGCGAACGGCGAGACGGCGACGTTCTAG